A single genomic interval of Penaeus monodon isolate SGIC_2016 chromosome 30, NSTDA_Pmon_1, whole genome shotgun sequence harbors:
- the LOC119592500 gene encoding putative nuclease HARBI1 produces the protein MLCKQISRRPATDMLRREIRMRRYRQWLLLSTELQDPGDPLSKYTNEEFEDIYRFSKESFCHLLNMIQGDLERSDNRGRPLPAVYQLLIALHFYCSGSYQKVVGDQHGLQVSQPTVCRTIHRVSEALAKRYSQFVRFPSLQEAADIHSKFYEVAQFPNVIGAIDCVHMRISNPGGAMAEQCKNSKGWYSVNCQVVAGPDLRILRAIVRWGGSVPDWQIYENSRLKEVMEQGEYGHLVGDSAYQCQRYLLTPVVNPTTHAEKCYNRAHSATRQKVKHVIGIVKRRFPCTSQELRSNPKTSCAIILSCFALHNFALERQGPLDDSEAWYAPDDGPQDRYTGDYDPEGESYRQHIIYEWFSHDPSGINYHQDEANCGNQTWH, from the exons ATGTTATGTAAG CAAATATCACGGAGGCCAGCAACTGACATGTTGCGCAGAGAAATACGTATGAGACGCTATCGACAGTGGCTCTTGCTTAGTACTGAGCTTCAAGACCCAGGGGATCCTCTCTCCAAGTATACTAATGAAGAATTTGAAGACATATACAG ATTCTCCAAAGAGTCCTTTTGTCATTTGCTAAACATGATTCAAGGAGACCTTGAACGTTCAGACAACCGTGGTAGGCCACTGCCAGCAGTCTATCAACTTCTAATTGCTCTTCACTTCTACTGCAGTGGCTCTTACCAG AAAGTTGTTGGGGATCAACATGGTCTACAGGTCAGTCAGCCAACAGTATGCAGGACTATCCACAGAGTTTCAGAAGCCCTGGCTAAACGCTATAGTCAGTTTGTGAGATTTCCATCTCTTCAAGAAGCTGCTGATATACATTCCAA ATTTTATGAAGTTGCACAATTTCCTAATGTTATTGGAGCCATCGACTGCGTCCACATGCGAATTTCAAATCCAGGAGGAGCAATGGCAGAACAGTGCAAAAATAGTAAAGGCTGGTACTCTGTCAATTGCCAGGTTGTAGCCGGTCCAGATCTTAGAATTCTTAGGGCAATTGTTCGCTGGGGAGGAAGTGTACCAGATTGGCAGATATATGAGAACTCTCGGCTAAAAGAAGTCATGGAACAAGGGGAATATGGACATTTGGTTGGGGATTCTGCTTATCAGTGTCAGAGATACCTCCTGACACCTGTGGTTAACCCAACAACGCATGCAGAGAAGTGTTACAATAGAGCACACTCTGCCACTAGACAGAAGGTGAAGCATGTCATTGGAATAGTGAAAAGACGCTTTCCTTGCACAAGCCAGGAGCTCAGATCAAATCCCAAAACATCATGTGCAATCATATTAAGTTGCTTTGCATTGCATAATTTTGCTCTGGAACGCCAGGGTCCTCTTGATGACTCTGAAGCATGGTATGCTCCTGATGATGGTCCTCAGGACAGATACACAGGAGACTATGACCCAGAGGGAGAATCCTACCGGCAACACATCATTTATGAATGGTTCAGTCATGATCCTTCAGGAATTAACTATCATCAGGATGAAGCCAATTGTGGGAACCAAACTTGGCACTAA